One genomic segment of Stigmatopora argus isolate UIUO_Sarg chromosome 3, RoL_Sarg_1.0, whole genome shotgun sequence includes these proteins:
- the urahb gene encoding 5-hydroxyisourate hydrolase b, protein MTSERSPLSTHVLNTSDGIPAAGVALSLHQLDSHLKLWNLLNVGTTDEDGRCTGLISWEAFIPGMYKLRFESGSYWNSLERDSFYPYAEVVFTITDSKQNVHLPLFMSCFSYSTYLGS, encoded by the exons ATGACGTCAGAGCGCAGCCCGCTTAGCACGCACGTGCTAAACACCAGCGATGGAATTCCCGCCGCCGGCGTGGCCCTCAGTCTTCATCAACTCGACTCACACCTGAAGCTGTGGAACTTGCTCAACGTCGG GACGACGGATGAAGACGGTCGCTGCACGGGGCTCATCAGCTGGGAAGCGTTCATCCCGGGGATGTACAAGTTACGTTTCGAGAGCGGCTCGTACTGGAACAGCCTGGAACGCGACTCCTTCTATCCGTACGCTGAG GTGGTGTTTACCATCACGGATTCAAAGCAGAACGTTCACCTGCCGCTGTTTATGAGCTGCTTCTCCTACAGCACATACTTGGGAAGTTGA
- the afg3l1 gene encoding mitochondrial inner membrane m-AAA protease component AFG3L1 isoform X1: MSPLFKLLLTAARPLCCRATLTARLDVTVGRRFLGGYTRFALKRAGPTAAGSLCTRSLRLAQRRVYSSEQKDGKGEGGGGGKGGGKKDWWSRMQKGDFPWDEKDFRYFAIGVVGASSTLLYLYLRDNGPEISWKDFVQHYLGPGIVDRLEVVNKQYVRVVLVPGANAEANYVWFNIGSVDTFERNLETAHSELGMDASRRPAVVYSSESDGSFLMSMIPTLLLIGFLLLTLRRGPMGGGGGGRGGPFSMSESTAKMLKDNIEVKFKDVAGCEEAKLEILEFVNFLKNPQQYQDLGAKIPKGAVLSGPPGTGKTLLAKATAGEANVPFITVNGSEFLEMFVGVGPARVRDMFAMARKNAPCILFIDEIDAVGRKRGGGNFGGQSEQENTLNQLLVEMDGFNTATNVVVLAGTNRPDILDPALMRPGRFDRQIYIGPPDIKGRASIFKVHLRPIKLDPNIDKDSLARKMAAATPGFTGADIANVCNEAALIAARYLEEHVRHKHFEQAIDRVIGGLEKKTQVLQPTEKKTVAYHEAGHAVTGWFLRHADPLLKVSIIPRGKGLGYAQYLPREQFLYSREQLFDRMCMMLGGRVAESIFFGCVTTGAQDDLKKVTQSAYAQVVQFGMSDKVGQVSFELPRQGEMLVEKPYSEATAELIDEEVRALVDRAYAHTLELLRDKKDLVELVGKRLLEKEVLDKADMLELLGPRPFEEKSTYEEFVEGTGSFEEDTSLPEGLRDWNQERLVDEVDESATQDKRQAS; encoded by the exons ATGTCACCGCTTTTTAAGCTACTCTTGACGGCCGCTCGGCCTTTGTGCTGCCGGGCCACTCTCACGGCTCGACTGGACGTAACTGTAGGACGCCGCTTCCTCGGTGGATACACGCGCTTCGCTCTGAAA cGCGCGGGTCCGACTGCAGCTGGTTCTCTGTGCACGCGcagcctgcgattggctcagCGACGTGTTTACTCGAGTGAACAAAAAG ATGGGAAAGGAGAAGGCGGAGGAGGCGGGAAGGGTGGAGGGAAAAAAGACTGGTGGAGCCGAATGCAGAAG GGTGATTTCCCGTGGGATGAGAAGGACTTCCGCTACTTTGCCATCGGGGTGGTCGGTGCTTCCTCGACACTACTCTACTTGTACTTGCGTGACAACGGCCCGGAGATCAGTTGGAAGGACTTTGTGCAGCACTACCTGGGGCCTGGCATC GTGGATCGTCTAGAGGTGGTCAACAAGCAGTACGTGCGCGTCGTCCTGGTACCTGGCGCCAATGCAGAAGCG AACTATGTATGGTTCAACATTGGCAGTGTCGACACATTTGAGCGAAATCTGGAGACGGCTCACTCTGAGCTCGGCATGGACGCGTCACGTAGACCCGCCGTGGTCTACAGCTCTGAGAGCGACGG GTCGTTCCTGATGAGCATGATTCCCACGTTGCTGCTCATCGGTTTCCTGCTCCTCACGCTGCGCCGCGGACCCATGGGGGGCGGGGGTGGCGGCAGGGGTGGGCCCTTCAGCATGAGTGAGTCCACCGCCAAGATGTTGAAGGACAACATTGAGGTGAAGTTCAAGGATGTGGCGGGCTGCGAGGAAGCCAAGCTGGAAATATTGGAGTTTGTCAACTTCCTCAAGAACCCACAACAGTACCAGGACCTCGGAGCCAAGATCCCCAAG GGCGCCGTGTTGTCGGGACCACCCGGCACGGGTAAGACTCTTCTGGCCAAAGCCACTGCCGGAGAGGCCAACGTCCCCTTCATCACCGTCAATGGATCAGAGTTCCTGGAGATGTTCGTGGGCGTTGGACCTGCTAGG GTAAGGGACATGTTTGCCATGGCGAGGAAGAACGCTCCGTGCATCCTCTTCATCGACGAGATTGATGCGGTGGGCCGCAAGCGCGGCGGGGGAAACTTTGGCGGCCAGAGCGAGCAGGAGAACACGCTCAACCAGCTGCTCGTCGAAATGGACG GCTTCAACACGGCCACTAACGTGGTGGTCCTGGCCGGCACCAACAGACCCGACATTCTGGACCCCGCCCTCATGAGACCCGGACGCTTTGACAGGCAGATCTACATCG GTCCTCCAGACATCAAAGGACGCGCGTCCATCTTTAAAGTGCACCTCCGACCAATCAAGTTAGACCCCAATATTGACAAGGACTCACTCGCTAGGAAGATGGCCGCCGCCACTCCGGGATTTACCG GGGCCGACATCGCCAACGTTTGCAACGAGGCGGCGCTCATCGCTGCCAGATACCTCGAAGAGCATGTCCGCCACAAGCACTTTGAGCAGGCCATCGACAGGGTCATTGGAG GTCTGGAGAAGAAGACGCAAGTTCTGCAGCCCACGGAGAAGAAGACGGTGGCGTACCACGAGGCGGGCCACGCCGTGACGGGCTGGTTCTTGCGGCACGCCGATCCCCTGCTCAAG GTGTCCATCATCCCCCGCGGGAAAGGCCTGGGCTACGCGCAATACCTCCCACGCGAGCAGTTCCTGTACAGCCGCGAGCAGCTCTTTGACAGGATGTGCATGATGCTGGGAGGACGCGTGGCCGAGAGCATCTTCTTTGGATGTGTCACCACCGGCGCGCAGGATGACCTCAAAAAGGTCACGCAGTCGGCGTACGCCCAG GTTGTCCAGTTCGGAATGAGCGACAAGGTGGGCCAGGTGTCGTTCGAGCTGCCGCGGCAGGGCGAGATGCTAGTGGAGAAGCCGTACAGCGAAGCCACAGCCGAGTTGATCGACGAGGAGGTGCGAGCTCTGGTGGACCGGGCCTATGCGCACACGCTGGAGCTGCTCCGTGACAAGAAGGACCTGGTGGAGTTG GTGGGCAAGCGTCTACTGGAGAAGGAAGTTCTGGACAAGGCGGACATGTTGGAGCTGCTGGGCCCACGGCCTTTCGAAGAGAAGTCCACCTACGAGGAGTTTGTGGAGGGCACGGGGAGCTTCGAGGAAGACACTAGCCTGCCAGAAGGCTTGCGGGACTGGAACCAGGAGCGGCTCGTCGACGAGGTGGATGAATCCGCCACTCAGGACAAACGGCAAGCCAGCTAG
- the afg3l1 gene encoding mitochondrial inner membrane m-AAA protease component AFG3L1 isoform X2, translating to MSPLFKLLLTAARPLCCRATLTARLDVTVGRRFLGGYTRFALKRAGPTAAGSLCTRSLRLAQRRVYSSEQKDGKGEGGGGGKGGGKKDWWSRMQKGDFPWDEKDFRYFAIGVVGASSTLLYLYLRDNGPEISWKDFVQHYLGPGINYVWFNIGSVDTFERNLETAHSELGMDASRRPAVVYSSESDGSFLMSMIPTLLLIGFLLLTLRRGPMGGGGGGRGGPFSMSESTAKMLKDNIEVKFKDVAGCEEAKLEILEFVNFLKNPQQYQDLGAKIPKGAVLSGPPGTGKTLLAKATAGEANVPFITVNGSEFLEMFVGVGPARVRDMFAMARKNAPCILFIDEIDAVGRKRGGGNFGGQSEQENTLNQLLVEMDGFNTATNVVVLAGTNRPDILDPALMRPGRFDRQIYIGPPDIKGRASIFKVHLRPIKLDPNIDKDSLARKMAAATPGFTGADIANVCNEAALIAARYLEEHVRHKHFEQAIDRVIGGLEKKTQVLQPTEKKTVAYHEAGHAVTGWFLRHADPLLKVSIIPRGKGLGYAQYLPREQFLYSREQLFDRMCMMLGGRVAESIFFGCVTTGAQDDLKKVTQSAYAQVVQFGMSDKVGQVSFELPRQGEMLVEKPYSEATAELIDEEVRALVDRAYAHTLELLRDKKDLVELVGKRLLEKEVLDKADMLELLGPRPFEEKSTYEEFVEGTGSFEEDTSLPEGLRDWNQERLVDEVDESATQDKRQAS from the exons ATGTCACCGCTTTTTAAGCTACTCTTGACGGCCGCTCGGCCTTTGTGCTGCCGGGCCACTCTCACGGCTCGACTGGACGTAACTGTAGGACGCCGCTTCCTCGGTGGATACACGCGCTTCGCTCTGAAA cGCGCGGGTCCGACTGCAGCTGGTTCTCTGTGCACGCGcagcctgcgattggctcagCGACGTGTTTACTCGAGTGAACAAAAAG ATGGGAAAGGAGAAGGCGGAGGAGGCGGGAAGGGTGGAGGGAAAAAAGACTGGTGGAGCCGAATGCAGAAG GGTGATTTCCCGTGGGATGAGAAGGACTTCCGCTACTTTGCCATCGGGGTGGTCGGTGCTTCCTCGACACTACTCTACTTGTACTTGCGTGACAACGGCCCGGAGATCAGTTGGAAGGACTTTGTGCAGCACTACCTGGGGCCTGGCATC AACTATGTATGGTTCAACATTGGCAGTGTCGACACATTTGAGCGAAATCTGGAGACGGCTCACTCTGAGCTCGGCATGGACGCGTCACGTAGACCCGCCGTGGTCTACAGCTCTGAGAGCGACGG GTCGTTCCTGATGAGCATGATTCCCACGTTGCTGCTCATCGGTTTCCTGCTCCTCACGCTGCGCCGCGGACCCATGGGGGGCGGGGGTGGCGGCAGGGGTGGGCCCTTCAGCATGAGTGAGTCCACCGCCAAGATGTTGAAGGACAACATTGAGGTGAAGTTCAAGGATGTGGCGGGCTGCGAGGAAGCCAAGCTGGAAATATTGGAGTTTGTCAACTTCCTCAAGAACCCACAACAGTACCAGGACCTCGGAGCCAAGATCCCCAAG GGCGCCGTGTTGTCGGGACCACCCGGCACGGGTAAGACTCTTCTGGCCAAAGCCACTGCCGGAGAGGCCAACGTCCCCTTCATCACCGTCAATGGATCAGAGTTCCTGGAGATGTTCGTGGGCGTTGGACCTGCTAGG GTAAGGGACATGTTTGCCATGGCGAGGAAGAACGCTCCGTGCATCCTCTTCATCGACGAGATTGATGCGGTGGGCCGCAAGCGCGGCGGGGGAAACTTTGGCGGCCAGAGCGAGCAGGAGAACACGCTCAACCAGCTGCTCGTCGAAATGGACG GCTTCAACACGGCCACTAACGTGGTGGTCCTGGCCGGCACCAACAGACCCGACATTCTGGACCCCGCCCTCATGAGACCCGGACGCTTTGACAGGCAGATCTACATCG GTCCTCCAGACATCAAAGGACGCGCGTCCATCTTTAAAGTGCACCTCCGACCAATCAAGTTAGACCCCAATATTGACAAGGACTCACTCGCTAGGAAGATGGCCGCCGCCACTCCGGGATTTACCG GGGCCGACATCGCCAACGTTTGCAACGAGGCGGCGCTCATCGCTGCCAGATACCTCGAAGAGCATGTCCGCCACAAGCACTTTGAGCAGGCCATCGACAGGGTCATTGGAG GTCTGGAGAAGAAGACGCAAGTTCTGCAGCCCACGGAGAAGAAGACGGTGGCGTACCACGAGGCGGGCCACGCCGTGACGGGCTGGTTCTTGCGGCACGCCGATCCCCTGCTCAAG GTGTCCATCATCCCCCGCGGGAAAGGCCTGGGCTACGCGCAATACCTCCCACGCGAGCAGTTCCTGTACAGCCGCGAGCAGCTCTTTGACAGGATGTGCATGATGCTGGGAGGACGCGTGGCCGAGAGCATCTTCTTTGGATGTGTCACCACCGGCGCGCAGGATGACCTCAAAAAGGTCACGCAGTCGGCGTACGCCCAG GTTGTCCAGTTCGGAATGAGCGACAAGGTGGGCCAGGTGTCGTTCGAGCTGCCGCGGCAGGGCGAGATGCTAGTGGAGAAGCCGTACAGCGAAGCCACAGCCGAGTTGATCGACGAGGAGGTGCGAGCTCTGGTGGACCGGGCCTATGCGCACACGCTGGAGCTGCTCCGTGACAAGAAGGACCTGGTGGAGTTG GTGGGCAAGCGTCTACTGGAGAAGGAAGTTCTGGACAAGGCGGACATGTTGGAGCTGCTGGGCCCACGGCCTTTCGAAGAGAAGTCCACCTACGAGGAGTTTGTGGAGGGCACGGGGAGCTTCGAGGAAGACACTAGCCTGCCAGAAGGCTTGCGGGACTGGAACCAGGAGCGGCTCGTCGACGAGGTGGATGAATCCGCCACTCAGGACAAACGGCAAGCCAGCTAG